Proteins co-encoded in one Kutzneria chonburiensis genomic window:
- a CDS encoding formimidoylglutamate deiminase translates to MTYWCEKAWLPEGVVAGVLVRVGDDGRIAEVSTSDQPPLGAYRLNGIVLPGFANAHSHAFHRALRGRTHADGGTFWTWRQAMYQLAARLTPDSYLKLATAVFAEMAVAGISCVGEFHYLHHGPGGTPYADPNEMGHVLREAAATAGIRITLLDTCYVAGGIGTELEGTQLRFSDGDATRWAARVSELKSDAVMRVGAAIHSVRGVPREQLADVAAVGGPLHVHLSEQPAENEACLAAYGMTPTALLAEAGVLSPRTTAVHATHLTEHDRALLGGSTTTACFCPTTEADLADGIGPARELVDAGSPLSLGSDQHVVIDPLVETRALEHGERLRTGQRGRFSPDELLAAATAAGHACLGWPGAGRIAVGAPADLVAVGLDSIRTAGSRPEQVLLTANSSDVDAVIVDGRVVATGGRHATLGEVGPLLADVMGELWQS, encoded by the coding sequence GTGACGTACTGGTGTGAAAAGGCTTGGCTGCCCGAGGGTGTGGTCGCCGGCGTGCTGGTGCGCGTCGGCGACGACGGCCGGATCGCCGAAGTGTCCACTTCGGACCAGCCGCCGCTCGGTGCGTACCGGTTGAACGGCATTGTGTTGCCGGGCTTCGCCAACGCGCACTCGCACGCCTTCCACCGTGCGCTGCGCGGTCGTACCCACGCCGACGGCGGCACCTTCTGGACGTGGCGGCAGGCGATGTACCAGCTGGCCGCGCGGCTCACACCGGACAGCTACCTCAAGCTGGCCACCGCCGTTTTCGCGGAGATGGCCGTCGCCGGTATCTCCTGCGTCGGCGAGTTCCACTACCTGCACCACGGTCCCGGCGGCACTCCGTACGCCGACCCGAACGAGATGGGTCACGTGCTGCGGGAAGCTGCCGCTACGGCAGGAATCCGCATCACGCTGCTCGACACCTGTTACGTGGCCGGGGGTATCGGCACCGAGCTCGAAGGGACCCAGCTCCGCTTCAGCGACGGCGACGCGACCCGCTGGGCGGCAAGGGTTTCCGAGCTGAAGTCGGACGCCGTGATGCGCGTCGGCGCGGCGATCCACTCCGTGCGCGGCGTTCCCCGCGAGCAGCTGGCCGACGTGGCCGCGGTCGGCGGGCCGCTGCACGTCCACCTGTCCGAGCAGCCGGCCGAGAACGAGGCTTGCCTTGCCGCGTACGGCATGACGCCGACCGCCCTGCTGGCCGAGGCCGGCGTGCTGTCGCCGCGGACCACGGCCGTGCACGCCACCCATCTCACCGAGCACGACCGCGCGCTGCTCGGTGGGTCCACCACTACCGCGTGCTTCTGCCCGACCACGGAGGCCGACCTGGCCGACGGCATCGGGCCGGCCCGCGAGCTCGTCGACGCCGGCAGCCCGCTTTCCCTTGGCAGCGACCAACATGTCGTGATCGACCCGCTGGTGGAGACGCGGGCGCTGGAGCACGGCGAGCGGCTGCGCACCGGGCAGCGCGGCCGGTTCAGCCCCGACGAGCTGCTGGCCGCCGCGACCGCGGCCGGCCATGCCTGCCTCGGTTGGCCCGGCGCCGGGCGGATCGCCGTCGGCGCGCCGGCCGACCTGGTCGCGGTCGGCCTGGATTCGATACGAACGGCGGGTAGCCGACCGGAGCAGGTTCTGCTGACCGCGAATTCGTCCGATGTGGACGCGGTAATAGTCGATGGGCGGGTTGTGGCGACGGGGGGCCGTCATGCGACGCTAGGGGAGGTAGGACCTCTTCTCGCGGACGTGATGGGGGAACTGTGGCAGTCCTAG